The Planococcus versutus genome contains a region encoding:
- a CDS encoding DUF554 domain-containing protein gives MVLLGTLINAVLIIVGTIIGRALRNISEKMKETVMYVIGLSVIVLGLQMGLGSQNFVIVIISLVLGTVIGEWAQLEEKLNDFGHWIERMLGAKESKGSLAQGFVTATLIFVIGAMGIIGAMESGLSNEHGVLISKGIIDGFTSIILASTLGFGVMLAAIPVFVYQGLIALFATQISLAIPAEALDMFILEMSATGGVMIVAIGLNLMGITKIRVANLLPGILVVGMVVTVIYKFNLM, from the coding sequence ATGGTTCTCTTAGGAACATTAATAAATGCCGTTTTAATTATTGTGGGAACCATTATTGGGAGAGCTCTTCGCAATATTTCAGAGAAAATGAAAGAAACGGTTATGTACGTCATTGGATTATCCGTCATTGTGCTTGGTTTACAGATGGGATTAGGAAGTCAGAATTTCGTCATTGTTATAATTAGTTTGGTATTAGGGACAGTGATAGGGGAATGGGCTCAGTTAGAAGAAAAGCTCAATGATTTTGGTCATTGGATAGAGCGTATGCTCGGTGCAAAAGAAAGCAAAGGTAGCCTCGCACAAGGATTTGTAACAGCAACGTTAATATTTGTTATTGGAGCAATGGGAATTATTGGAGCGATGGAAAGTGGCTTGAGCAATGAACATGGCGTTTTAATTTCTAAAGGGATTATTGACGGATTTACTTCTATTATTTTAGCTTCTACACTGGGGTTTGGTGTCATGTTAGCCGCAATACCTGTATTTGTTTATCAAGGTTTAATTGCTTTGTTTGCTACTCAAATTAGCTTGGCAATTCCAGCAGAGGCATTAGATATGTTTATTTTGGAAATGAGCGCAACTGGGGGCGTTATGATTGTTGCGATAGGGTTAAATTTGATGGGTATAACAAAGATTAGAGTGGCAAATCTATTGCCGGGTATACTTGTGGTTGGTATGGTGGTTACCGTAATTTATAAATTTAATCTGATGTAA
- a CDS encoding ParA family protein codes for MGRTIAIANQKGGVGKTTSSVNLSACLAYLGKKVLLIDIDPQGNATSGVGVNKGDVDKCIYEVLIDDVDVKDTIMETKVENLYVVPATISLAGAEIELVSTISREARLKNALAEVKEMYDYIIIDCPPSLGLLTLNSLTASDAIIIPVQCEYYALEGLSQLLSTIRLVQKHLNHDLMIDGVLLTMLDARTNLGVQVIEEVKKYFQDKVYKTIIPRNVRLSEAPSHGEPIIIYDPKSRGAEVYLELAKEVIHNG; via the coding sequence GTGGGTAGAACTATTGCGATCGCCAATCAAAAGGGCGGCGTAGGAAAAACGACTTCTTCAGTAAACTTAAGTGCCTGCCTTGCTTATCTAGGCAAGAAAGTTCTGTTAATAGATATTGATCCTCAAGGAAATGCTACTAGTGGAGTAGGAGTAAACAAAGGAGACGTCGATAAATGCATTTACGAAGTATTGATTGACGATGTGGATGTAAAAGACACAATTATGGAAACAAAAGTAGAGAATTTATACGTAGTTCCCGCTACCATTTCCTTAGCTGGAGCTGAAATTGAATTGGTTTCGACCATTTCAAGAGAGGCCCGTTTGAAAAATGCACTAGCAGAAGTCAAAGAGATGTATGATTACATAATCATTGATTGTCCACCATCTTTAGGGTTATTGACGTTGAATTCATTGACAGCTTCTGATGCAATTATTATTCCAGTACAATGTGAATACTATGCATTGGAAGGGCTAAGCCAATTATTAAGTACAATTCGCTTAGTACAAAAACACTTAAATCATGACTTGATGATTGACGGTGTATTACTTACTATGCTGGATGCACGGACAAACCTGGGTGTACAAGTAATAGAAGAAGTAAAAAAATATTTTCAAGATAAAGTGTATAAAACGATTATTCCGAGAAACGTCAGATTGAGTGAAGCACCAAGCCATGGAGAGCCAATCATTATTTATGATCCAAAGTCTAGAGGCGCAGAAGTATACTTAGAATTGGCGAAGGAAGTGATTCATAATGGCTAA
- the rpsR gene encoding 30S ribosomal protein S18: MAPRRGGKKRKKVCYFNSNNITHIDYKDTDLLKKFISERGKILPRRVTGTSAKWQRKLTIAIKRSRIMALLPFVAEER, translated from the coding sequence ATGGCACCACGTCGCGGAGGAAAGAAACGGAAAAAGGTTTGTTACTTTAATTCCAACAACATCACGCACATTGACTATAAAGATACGGATCTTTTGAAGAAATTTATTTCTGAAAGAGGGAAAATCTTGCCACGTCGTGTTACAGGCACTAGCGCTAAATGGCAACGTAAGTTGACAATCGCTATTAAACGCTCACGTATCATGGCACTTCTACCGTTTGTTGCGGAAGAAAGATAA
- a CDS encoding gamma-glutamylcyclotransferase family protein, which translates to MLLFAYGTLKRGGKYHDYLEEAELVEERAIAKGTLYDTEMGYPALVLSGTNPVEGEIYDIPDVLWPALDYLEDYSGNPEKDLYDKVTIQVESESSVYETMVYMAKDKKLLKKQIASGTWEIVHSVV; encoded by the coding sequence ATGTTGTTATTTGCATACGGAACGCTTAAGCGTGGCGGGAAGTATCATGATTATTTGGAAGAAGCGGAATTAGTGGAAGAACGAGCGATAGCGAAAGGAACTTTGTACGATACTGAAATGGGATATCCCGCACTAGTGTTATCGGGTACTAACCCCGTAGAAGGGGAGATTTATGACATTCCCGACGTTTTATGGCCCGCGTTAGACTACCTCGAAGATTACTCTGGAAATCCTGAAAAAGATTTGTACGACAAAGTGACAATTCAAGTCGAGTCAGAGAGTAGCGTCTATGAAACCATGGTTTACATGGCCAAAGATAAAAAGTTATTAAAAAAACAGATTGCATCAGGTACATGGGAAATTGTTCATTCTGTAGTATAA
- the noc gene encoding nucleoid occlusion protein: MKSPFSRFFGGGDKENETAKKEVVEHKSSENVVKLPLDKIHANKFQPRTVFDQEKIEELARTIHVHGVIQPIVVRESDHKGQYEIIAGERRFRAMKSLEWTEVPAIVRNLSDKETASIALIENLQREELTSIEEAHAYRNLLEIQEITQEALAQRLGKGQSTVANKLRLLKLPEEIQTALLCRLLTERHARALLQVKDAEQQKKLFDETIEESLNVKQLELKVGKLLVNEPKKSKPQRKAVSRDMRIAMNTIKESLNMVTKSGIDLTTEEEEYEEYYQITVKIPKKKS, from the coding sequence GTGAAAAGTCCTTTCTCACGTTTCTTTGGAGGCGGCGATAAAGAAAATGAAACAGCAAAAAAAGAAGTGGTAGAACACAAGTCTTCAGAAAACGTCGTCAAATTACCACTTGATAAAATACATGCTAATAAATTCCAGCCAAGAACAGTTTTTGATCAAGAGAAAATCGAAGAACTTGCGCGGACGATTCATGTTCATGGTGTAATTCAGCCAATTGTAGTCAGAGAATCTGATCATAAAGGGCAATATGAAATTATTGCAGGAGAACGACGCTTTCGTGCAATGAAATCACTCGAATGGACAGAAGTTCCAGCAATCGTTCGAAATTTAAGTGATAAAGAAACGGCTTCTATTGCATTAATAGAAAATCTTCAACGTGAGGAGTTGACTTCGATAGAAGAAGCTCATGCTTATCGAAATTTGTTAGAAATACAAGAGATAACGCAAGAAGCCTTAGCGCAACGTCTCGGTAAAGGTCAATCTACAGTTGCTAATAAATTGCGGTTGCTAAAGTTGCCAGAAGAAATTCAGACGGCTTTACTCTGTCGGTTACTAACAGAAAGGCATGCAAGAGCTCTTTTACAAGTAAAAGATGCAGAGCAGCAAAAGAAACTATTTGATGAAACTATTGAAGAAAGCTTGAATGTAAAGCAACTTGAGTTAAAAGTGGGGAAATTGCTTGTAAATGAGCCGAAAAAATCGAAACCACAAAGGAAAGCAGTTAGTAGAGATATGCGAATTGCTATGAACACGATAAAGGAATCTTTAAATATGGTCACTAAAAGTGGAATTGATTTGACCACAGAGGAAGAAGAGTATGAAGAATATTATCAAATCACAGTGAAAATACCTAAGAAAAAATCATAA
- the ssb gene encoding single-stranded DNA-binding protein: MINRVVLVGRLTKDPDLRYTPSGAAVARFTLAVNRTFSNAQGERETDFINCTVWRKQAENTANFLKKGSLAGVEGRIQTGSYEGQDGKRVYTTEVVADSVQFLEPKSANADRSQGQQPSYQQNQSPSPSQQNHTRVDEDPFSSGSGPIEVSDDDLPF, from the coding sequence ATGATTAACCGAGTTGTTTTAGTCGGAAGACTGACAAAAGATCCAGACCTTCGCTATACACCAAGCGGCGCGGCAGTTGCTCGTTTTACACTTGCTGTAAACCGGACTTTCTCAAACGCTCAAGGTGAACGCGAAACTGATTTCATTAATTGTACTGTTTGGCGCAAACAAGCTGAAAATACAGCGAATTTCTTGAAAAAAGGAAGCTTAGCTGGCGTTGAAGGCCGTATCCAAACTGGTAGCTACGAGGGACAAGACGGGAAGCGTGTCTATACAACAGAAGTAGTGGCGGACAGTGTTCAATTTCTTGAACCGAAAAGCGCCAATGCGGACCGTTCACAAGGGCAACAGCCTTCCTATCAACAGAACCAATCACCGAGTCCAAGTCAGCAAAATCATACTCGTGTAGATGAAGATCCGTTCTCAAGCGGTAGCGGTCCGATAGAAGTATCAGATGATGATTTACCGTTTTAA
- a CDS encoding YybS family protein encodes MQNQQPQQLTNGALMASVFIVLLAISVYVPVLSILSALFLAVPIAWYSAKYPWKASMLFSAVCLVLSFIIGGLLSLPLALVYLPLGLAIGISIHYKKSKLFMFMSASIVLLASLMVQYVASIVLLDINVLEEFTASFDQSYEQTSAFMETLGASEASIAEYKELVTQLQFSFETLLPVLLILGVFASVWVLLLILLPILKRFGVKAPKFPPFRDMKLPKSVLWYYLIVLLVTMLSEFEPGTMAYMVFVNVSVLLQFLLFLQGVSFYHFYIYQEGWPKWVIVLVTLLAFPLQSFTSIVGIVDLGFDIRGWVKRAHEFKGK; translated from the coding sequence ATGCAAAATCAACAACCGCAACAACTTACCAACGGTGCACTAATGGCAAGTGTATTTATAGTGCTTTTGGCAATTTCAGTTTATGTGCCAGTTTTAAGTATACTAAGTGCGCTGTTTTTAGCAGTACCCATCGCTTGGTACAGTGCAAAATATCCGTGGAAGGCTTCCATGCTTTTTTCAGCAGTCTGCCTAGTATTATCGTTTATTATTGGCGGTCTTTTGTCTTTGCCACTAGCGTTGGTTTATTTGCCTTTGGGATTGGCAATTGGTATTTCAATCCATTATAAAAAAAGCAAATTATTCATGTTCATGAGTGCTAGCATTGTGTTGTTAGCATCTTTGATGGTTCAATACGTAGCTTCTATTGTACTGCTCGACATCAATGTGCTGGAAGAGTTTACAGCAAGTTTTGATCAATCTTATGAGCAAACAAGCGCATTTATGGAAACGTTAGGTGCTTCTGAAGCTTCTATAGCAGAATATAAGGAACTCGTTACGCAACTGCAGTTTTCGTTTGAAACTTTGTTACCGGTGCTCTTGATATTAGGTGTTTTTGCATCGGTATGGGTCTTGTTGCTAATCCTTCTGCCCATTTTAAAGCGCTTCGGCGTTAAGGCTCCAAAGTTTCCACCTTTTCGTGATATGAAATTACCGAAATCTGTTTTATGGTATTATTTAATCGTGTTGCTCGTGACGATGTTATCGGAATTTGAACCTGGAACGATGGCGTATATGGTGTTTGTAAACGTATCTGTACTACTTCAATTCTTGTTGTTCTTGCAGGGTGTATCATTTTATCACTTCTATATCTATCAAGAGGGGTGGCCAAAATGGGTCATCGTGCTAGTCACTTTACTAGCGTTCCCACTGCAGTCATTTACAAGCATAGTCGGAATTGTAGACCTTGGATTCGATATTCGAGGTTGGGTCAAACGAGCACACGAGTTTAAAGGAAAATAA
- a CDS encoding DUF951 domain-containing protein, with translation MEMKDFGLNDLVEMKKGHPCGTNSWKIIRMGADVRIKCEGCQHSVMLPRMEFNKKMKKVLVKAETE, from the coding sequence ATGGAAATGAAGGATTTTGGATTAAATGATCTTGTTGAAATGAAAAAAGGTCATCCATGTGGCACCAATTCGTGGAAGATTATTCGCATGGGAGCAGACGTCCGCATTAAATGTGAAGGATGCCAGCATAGTGTGATGTTGCCACGTATGGAATTTAATAAAAAAATGAAAAAAGTTTTAGTAAAAGCCGAAACGGAATGA
- a CDS encoding mechanosensitive ion channel family protein, giving the protein MSVEKMIEKIINVLSDEAMWVGLFLVFLKVILITVAAVVLVKVLRILIRKTFSVRIKGPLLYNERRQQTLSKLLSNVVAYVVYFIAIVSILAAFTIDITGLIAGAGVLGLAVGFGAQNLVRDVITGFFIIFEDQFSVGDYVRIGAAEGTVEEIGLRTTKVKAWTGELFIFPNGNIMDVVNFSIHNSIAVVDVNISYESDIKRVEVLIMEFLENLQDRYEQIIKPAELLGVQTLKTTEIVMRITAETLPMQHFAIAREMRRDLKDFLDQRGVEIPYPRMVMIQRSPEDAMMPKNARNE; this is encoded by the coding sequence GTGAGTGTTGAAAAAATGATTGAAAAAATTATAAATGTACTTTCGGACGAAGCTATGTGGGTAGGCTTGTTTTTAGTATTTCTAAAAGTAATTTTGATAACAGTAGCTGCAGTTGTACTAGTGAAGGTATTGCGTATATTGATTCGAAAAACTTTTTCTGTACGCATTAAAGGCCCGCTTCTTTATAACGAAAGAAGACAGCAAACTTTATCAAAATTATTATCAAACGTAGTTGCCTATGTTGTCTATTTTATCGCCATTGTGTCTATTTTGGCAGCATTTACAATTGACATCACAGGACTTATCGCAGGTGCGGGAGTTCTAGGTTTAGCTGTAGGCTTTGGTGCTCAGAATTTAGTTCGTGATGTGATTACAGGCTTTTTTATCATTTTCGAAGATCAATTTTCTGTTGGAGATTATGTTCGGATTGGGGCTGCTGAAGGAACGGTTGAAGAAATTGGGTTGCGAACAACAAAAGTAAAAGCCTGGACAGGGGAGTTATTTATTTTTCCGAACGGCAATATCATGGATGTCGTCAACTTTTCAATTCACAATTCGATTGCGGTAGTAGATGTGAACATTTCTTATGAATCTGATATAAAGCGCGTAGAAGTGTTGATTATGGAGTTTCTTGAAAATTTACAAGATAGGTATGAACAAATTATTAAACCTGCAGAGTTGCTGGGCGTCCAAACTTTAAAGACCACTGAAATTGTTATGCGGATTACCGCAGAAACTTTACCAATGCAGCATTTTGCGATTGCGAGAGAAATGCGCCGAGATTTGAAAGATTTCTTAGATCAACGAGGTGTAGAAATTCCGTATCCGCGCATGGTGATGATTCAGCGTTCTCCAGAAGATGCTATGATGCCTAAAAACGCACGAAACGAATAA
- a CDS encoding metalloprotease family protein — MSPTRIIELKMDTLAPKILWFHVVLIVLFAITYHFFNSPWSFHFSLSATFLFVVGYFILIVVHELFHLIGFVLFGKVPISSLNYGINLKLGIAYATTGQPLQNHTMRKVLLLPF; from the coding sequence ATGTCACCTACTCGTATAATCGAATTAAAAATGGATACACTCGCACCAAAAATTCTTTGGTTTCATGTGGTTTTAATCGTCTTGTTTGCAATTACCTATCATTTTTTCAATAGTCCTTGGTCTTTCCACTTTTCTTTGAGTGCTACTTTCTTATTTGTAGTTGGCTACTTTATCTTGATAGTTGTGCACGAATTATTTCATTTAATCGGCTTTGTGCTATTTGGGAAAGTGCCAATTTCTTCCTTAAATTACGGCATCAACTTAAAGTTGGGCATCGCTTATGCTACGACAGGTCAACCTCTTCAAAATCATACTATGCGCAAAGTATTGTTGTTGCCTTTTTAG
- a CDS encoding ParB/RepB/Spo0J family partition protein — MAKGLGKGINALFPGETINDTDKVNQLSVSEIKANPYQPRKKFDQEALDELAESIKEHGILQPIVVRKTGEKYEIVVGERRFRAAKLVKLKKVPAIIKELTDQQMMELAILENLQREDLTPIEEAEAYQKLMEALNLTQEQLAFRLGKSRPHIANHIRLLSLPEDVRKLISDKELSMGHGRTLLGLRSKKIIPETAAKVVKENLNVRQLENLVQRLNEDVPRETIEKKRDIFIEEKQSELRDRFGTKVQIKKNKNKGKIEIEFFSEDDLERILELLS; from the coding sequence ATGGCTAAAGGATTAGGTAAAGGCATTAATGCGTTGTTTCCCGGCGAAACAATCAATGATACAGATAAAGTAAATCAACTCAGTGTAAGTGAAATCAAGGCAAATCCGTACCAACCGCGGAAAAAATTTGATCAAGAAGCGTTAGACGAACTAGCAGAATCCATTAAAGAGCACGGAATTTTACAACCGATTGTCGTCAGAAAAACTGGAGAAAAATACGAAATTGTTGTGGGAGAACGTCGTTTCCGTGCAGCGAAATTAGTTAAATTAAAAAAAGTTCCAGCAATCATTAAAGAGCTAACAGATCAGCAAATGATGGAACTTGCTATATTAGAAAATCTTCAACGTGAAGACTTAACACCAATTGAAGAAGCAGAAGCCTATCAAAAACTGATGGAAGCATTAAATTTAACACAAGAACAACTAGCCTTCCGATTAGGTAAAAGTCGTCCTCATATTGCCAACCATATTCGACTTTTATCATTGCCAGAAGATGTTCGTAAATTGATCTCTGACAAAGAATTATCAATGGGGCATGGACGTACATTATTGGGATTAAGAAGCAAAAAAATTATTCCTGAAACAGCAGCTAAAGTTGTTAAAGAAAATTTGAATGTTCGTCAATTAGAAAACTTAGTTCAGCGATTAAATGAAGATGTTCCACGTGAAACAATTGAGAAAAAGAGAGATATTTTTATTGAAGAAAAACAATCTGAATTGAGAGATCGTTTTGGTACAAAAGTTCAAATTAAGAAAAACAAGAATAAAGGAAAAATAGAAATTGAATTTTTCTCAGAAGATGATTTAGAGCGAATTCTCGAATTATTAAGCTGA
- the rpsF gene encoding 30S ribosomal protein S6 has protein sequence MREYELMYIMQPAIEDEAKKALVERFNNMLISNGAEIIESKEWGKRRLAYEINDLREGFYQIVKINAGTEAINEYTRLANINEDIIRHIAVRKDA, from the coding sequence ATGAGAGAATACGAATTAATGTATATCATGCAGCCTGCGATTGAAGATGAAGCGAAAAAAGCTTTAGTTGAGCGTTTTAACAACATGCTTATTTCTAACGGCGCTGAAATCATCGAGTCGAAAGAGTGGGGTAAACGTCGTTTAGCTTATGAAATCAACGATTTACGTGAAGGTTTCTACCAAATCGTAAAAATTAACGCTGGTACAGAAGCAATCAACGAATACACACGTCTTGCGAACATTAACGAAGACATTATTCGTCATATCGCTGTACGCAAAGACGCGTAA
- the ychF gene encoding redox-regulated ATPase YchF, protein MALTAGIVGLPNVGKSTLFNAITKAGAEAANYPFCTIDPNVGIVEVPDERLDKLTELVEPKKTVPTAFEFTDIAGIVEGASKGEGLGNKFLSHIREVDAICQVVRCFADDNITHVTGKVDPISDIEVINLELILADMESIEKRIARAAKLVKQKDKEAVAEEPVLMKLREAFENGQLARSIDFTEDELKIAQGLNLLTIKPMLYVANVAEDEIADADNNEYVQSVRDFAAKDNADVIVICAKIEEEMAELEDEEKEMFLEELGIKESGLDQLVKAAYSLLGLATYFTAGVQEVRAWTFKKGMKAPQCAGVIHSDFERGFIRAETVAYDDLVEIGSMAAAKEAGKVRQEGKEYIVKDGDVMLFRFNV, encoded by the coding sequence ATGGCATTAACTGCAGGGATTGTAGGGTTACCAAACGTGGGGAAATCCACATTATTTAACGCAATAACTAAAGCGGGTGCCGAAGCGGCAAACTACCCGTTCTGTACAATAGATCCAAACGTAGGAATTGTTGAAGTTCCAGATGAGCGTCTTGATAAATTGACGGAATTGGTAGAACCGAAAAAAACCGTTCCAACGGCTTTTGAGTTTACGGACATTGCGGGGATTGTAGAAGGCGCGAGTAAGGGAGAGGGACTAGGAAACAAATTCTTATCCCACATCCGTGAAGTTGACGCAATTTGCCAAGTTGTTCGTTGTTTTGCTGATGACAACATTACGCATGTAACAGGCAAAGTCGATCCGATTTCAGATATTGAAGTGATCAACTTAGAACTGATTTTAGCTGATATGGAAAGTATTGAAAAGCGTATTGCACGTGCCGCAAAACTAGTAAAACAAAAAGACAAAGAGGCAGTTGCAGAAGAACCCGTTCTTATGAAATTACGCGAAGCTTTTGAAAATGGCCAATTGGCACGTTCAATCGATTTCACCGAAGATGAGTTGAAGATTGCACAAGGCTTAAACTTATTAACGATTAAACCAATGCTTTACGTAGCAAACGTAGCAGAAGATGAAATTGCAGATGCAGACAACAACGAATACGTTCAATCTGTACGTGACTTTGCAGCGAAAGATAATGCAGATGTCATTGTAATTTGTGCGAAGATCGAAGAAGAAATGGCTGAACTTGAAGACGAGGAAAAAGAAATGTTCCTTGAAGAGTTGGGCATTAAAGAATCAGGTCTAGATCAATTGGTCAAAGCAGCTTACAGTCTTCTCGGACTAGCAACGTATTTTACAGCGGGCGTTCAAGAAGTTCGTGCATGGACATTCAAAAAAGGCATGAAAGCACCACAATGTGCCGGCGTTATTCACTCTGATTTTGAACGTGGATTTATCCGTGCCGAAACAGTTGCCTACGATGACTTGGTCGAAATTGGATCAATGGCAGCTGCAAAAGAAGCAGGAAAAGTACGTCAAGAAGGCAAAGAATACATCGTCAAAGACGGCGACGTCATGCTATTTAGATTTAACGTCTAA